From one Babesia bovis T2Bo chromosome 3, whole genome shotgun sequence genomic stretch:
- a CDS encoding Protein arginine N-methyltransferase 1 has protein sequence MVTHNAGSYGFYSANQISSFSNDWADFGSNAESLESSINDAEPSGAQDSYFHSYGYIGIHEEMLKDAVRTGTYHKAITQNRHLFENKVVLDLGCGTGILSLFCVAAGAKHVYAIECSNIIHLAKKLIQRNGANKKVTFIHGKCEDIDLPVPEVDIIVSEWMGYFLLYENMLQSLLFCRDKWLKPGGLLFPDRARLYVGAIEDAEYKCDKLDTWRDLYGFDFSLMRSHLLEEPLVDVVDPKSQNTTECCILDLDLNTCRISDLDFATEYMLVVQRRDYVHAFCFWFDVTFSACHKPLTLSTSPKDKYTHWKQTVFYLPDDLTVDVGDKIQGMIAVRRNANNPRDIDVKLLYHHKGVNHSIQNTHFYRIR, from the exons atgGTTACACACAATGCAGGTAGTTATGGGTTTTACTCAGCAAACCAAATAAGTTCATTTTCTAATGACTGGGCTGACTTCGGTAGCAATGCTGAGTCCTTGGAATCTTCTATAAACGATGCCGAACCTTCCGGTGCTCAGGATAGCTATTTTCACTCCTATGGATATATAGGAATTCACGAAGAAATGCTAAAGGATGCAGTACGTACAG GCACATATCATAAAGCAATAACCCAAAACCGCCATTTATTCGAGAATAAAGTTGTACTGGATTTAGGCTGTGGAACTGGTATTCTTTCGTTGTTTTGCGTAGCGGCTGGTGCCAAACATGTCTACGCCATAGAATGTAGTAACATAATACACCTTGCAAAAAAACTAATTCAACGAAACGGTGCGAACAAAAAAGTAACCTTTATACATGGAAAATGCGAAGATATAGATCTTCCAGTGCCGGAGGTTGATATTATTGTCAGTGAATGGATGGGATATTTCCTACTATATGAAAATATGCTCCAATCGCTTCTGTTTTGTCGTGATAAG TGGTTAAAACCAGGAGGTTTGTTATTTCCTGACAGAGCGCGGCTATATGTTGGTGCCATAGAGGATGCCGAATATAAA TGTGATAAGTTGGATACATGGCGTGATTTATATGGCTTTGATTTTTCATTAATGAGGAGCCACCTTCTAGAAGAACCCTTAGTGGATGTGGTAGATCCCAAGTCCCAGAATACCACCGAATGTTGTATTCTAGACCTGGACTTGAATACTTGTAGGATATCAGATTTAGATTTCGCAACGGAGTACATGCTTGTAGTACAACGCAGAGATTATGTCCACGCTTTTTGTTTTTGGTTTGATGTAACCTTTTCTGCTTGTCACAAACCACTAACATTAAGCACAAGCCCCAAAGATAAGTACACCCATTGGAAACAAACAGTATTTTACTTACCTGATGATTTGACTGTTGATGTTGGCGATAAAATACAGGGTATGATTGCTGTAAGGCGTAACGCCAACAACCCTCGAGATATTGATGTTAAGTTGCTCTATCACCACAAAG GGGTAAATCATAGTATTCAaaatacacatttttaTCGCATTCGATAG
- a CDS encoding Zinc finger C-x8-C-x5-C-x3-H type domain containing protein, with product MLYRQMASSSTMADARTCTVDEYYNCDSDSTPIDLPATLTELLDDLSIPGSLSSRYGSDCNDGSSIPSMRQSIEDASVDIATEHVTNRLSELKFPSSTLPHPDVSPFYIPLPVRSVPISGAPYQHMRSPICRFQQGHAPTTVYNGMHNQVPGYYPKPINNDLTPFTEAANCYERTTSDCEKSVGQRTVYSSENHEWDEMTRGLSTSVSTLSGIQDGYEYLSPSVDATLRNMQTGFGSIDYKYMPNGSMVPHPREQMYTIINGQTPDHGGNDKKTMKQVEFSILSSAKLNAANEFRRTSLCKYWQRGICQNIDCNFAHGKKELKGTVGVWKTTLCHHWKNGTCRIGIDCRHAHGEEELQPKNVPLNVIKNKLLNTILRDDIANNRVGANSSNQPVKAKMSSLEATKEASSKELTTNSKPKAESSHRHARRRRNHGRRSSK from the coding sequence ATGTTATATAGACAAATGGCTTCAAGCAGTACAATGGCGGATGCTAGAACCTGCACTGTTGATGAATACTACAATTGTGACAGCGATTCTACGCCAATTGACTTACCTGCAACTCTAACTGAGCTTTTAGACGACTTGTCAATTCCAGGATCGCTTTCTTCTAGATATGGATCCGATTGTAATGATGGCAGTTCTATTCCTTCGATGCGGCAAAGCATAGAGGATGCTTCAGTGGATATAGCAACTGAGCATGTAACAAATAGGCTGAGTGAACTCAAATTTCCAAGTTCAACCCTTCCACACCCAGATGTCTCCCCTTTCTACATTCCGCTACCAGTGCGAAGTGTTCCCATCAGTGGTGCTCCGTACCAACACATGAGATCACCAATATGCAGATTTCAACAAGGTCACGCGCCTACTACTGTATATAACGGCATGCACAATCAAGTTCCTGGTTATTATCCTAAGCCAAttaataatgatttaaCTCCGTTCACCGAGGCAGCAAACTGCTATGAGAGAACTACGTCGGATTGCGAAAAATCGGTTGGTCAGCGTACGGTATATTCATCTGAAAATCACGAATGGGATGAAATGACACGAGGGCTTTCCACGAGTGTATCCACGCTCTCTGGTATTCAGGACGGATATGAATATCTGTCACCATCTGTTGATGCGACTCTGCGTAATATGCAAACAGGGTTCGGTAGCATTGATTACAAGTATATGCCAAACGGTAGCATGGTCCCTCATCCAAGGGAGCAAATGTATACCATTATCAATGGCCAAACTCCAGATCATGGAGGAAATGATAAAAAGACGATGAAGCAGGTTGAGTTTTCAATACTTAGCAGTGCTAAGTTGAATGCTGCAAACGAATTCAGAAGAACGTCATTGTGCAAGTACTGGCAACGTGgcatttgccaaaacatTGATTGCAACTTTGCTCATGGTAAGAAAGAGTTGAAAGGGACGGTTGGTGTATGGAAGACTACACTTTGCCATCATTGGAAAAACGGTACATGCCGTATCGGAATTGATTGTCGTCATGCTCACGGCGAGGAAGAATTACAGCCGAAGAACGTTCCACTCAACGTTATTAAGAACAAACTCTTGAACACGATACTGCGCGACGATATCGCTAACAATCGTGTTGGCGCAAACTCCAGTAACCAACCTGTGAAGGCCAAAATGTCATCACTTGAGGCCACTAAAGAAGCCTCTTCAAAAGAATTGACGACCAACTCGAAGCCAAAAGCTGAATCAAGTCATAGGCATGCCAGACGCCGCAGAAACCATGGCCGGCGGAGTTCGAAATAA
- a CDS encoding Las1-like family protein — MILETTGWYSYDEFTQVYTRLSDPEEYPFIARKIALWRLRGKVPAAVTATESLLCALIADSQRSRSDSELCSLYAMAVIRAVNLVLDHEQDGEYARSMLFLAKQCDLPEYIIQVRHECSHREIPDLHTLRVAVLDAINYLYKRYWSAQYKSIMFKLNNVDYNMLQLESLLIWSYSTVLTKLDRSAVDPILLWNKFPNSGCTAGKLLHSGNPYFKSAVKVSNRALRLLRNLLRLSINRRYTLLSQTMSTDQKQYGNAVILKLVPRVSMIARKLVEGCVHSNFFISVFVEFVFAHFDSSLDTVFTLLFLDIVSQMPYNFVIELCATMLCVVFGLSDVLADENDNNRWTLYGVRISEYDEFLLSPPAEFIRNTLAIEVPKSKCSLSHRGRINSWMIDLLRCANHVDNKYHCHELPVPVQVLICADTKEARRLYIASGNALVRLSSGFRALLPNVIVQLSLNNKSRNMIKSLKMLSWEDDPLSHALSLYEWLSQDHALGTLKDYQFVKLDDIEIQKRLDVISSKYQDKYANIDMMLSPGTYWDAHRWRIQFTVKRLEASKVYHSRIIDTLRSLLRGTNKSDGLWTKKSGQQVVYGLDNSDATLQPIRQFLKLVAGLGAALNPLSYRQRFS; from the exons ATGATACTTGAAACCACAGGATGGTATTCCTACGATGAGTTTACCCAGGTCTATACTAGGTTAAGTGATCCGGAGGAATATCCATTTATCGCAAGAAAAATCGCATTATGGAGACTTCGTGGAAAGGTTCCAGCAGCTGTAACAGCGACGGAGTCGCTTTTATGTGCCCTTATTGCGGATAGCCAAAGGTCAAGGTCTGATTCCGAGCTGTGTAGTCTGTATGCCATGGCGGTTATAAG AGCCGTCAATTTGGTGCTTGACCACGAGCAAGATGGGGAATATGCACGTAGTATGCTCTTCTTAGCTAAACAGTGCGATTTACCTGAGTATATCATCCAGGTTAGACACGAATGCTCCCATCGTGAGATACCTGATTTACATACCCTACGGGTGGCAGTGCTGGATGCTATTAATTACTTGTATAAAAGATATTG GTCAGCCCAGTACAAAAGCATAATGTTCAAGTTGAACAATGTTGACTACAATATGCTACAGTTGGAGTCACTGTTAATATGGTCGTATAGCACAGTGCTAACAAAGCTAGATCGAAGTGCTGTTGACCCAATTTTACTGTGGAATAAATTCCCTAATAGTGGTTGTACTGCCGGGAAATTGCTACATTCTGGTAATCCGTATTTTAAATCTGCTGTGAAAGTCAGTAATCGAGCATTGCGTTTATTACGAAACTTGTTGAGGTTATCGATAAACAGAAGATATACACTATTGTCACAA ACGATGTCTACTGACCAGAAACAATATGGAAATGCTGTGATATTGAAGCTTGTGCCACGTGTATCTATGATCGCACGGAAATTGGTTGAGGGTTGCGTTCATAGCAACTTCTTTATTTCGGTGTTTGTTGAGTTCgtgtttgcccacttcgATTCATCGCTGGATACCGTGTTCACGCTTTTGTTTTTGGACATTGTTAGTCAGATGCCGTATAACTTCGTTATAGA ATTATGTGCCACAATGCTCTGCGTTGTGTTTGGATTATCTGATGTGTTGGCTGATGAGAACGATAACAACAGGTGGACATTGTATGGAGTCAGGATTTCGGAATATGACGAGTTCCTGTTGTCTCCACCTGCCGAGTTCATACGTAATACCTTGGCAATTGAAGTGCCGAAATCCAAATGCTCATTGTCACACCGAGGCCGTATAAACTCGTGGATGATAGATTTGCTGCGTTGTGCAAACCACGTAGACAATAAATATCATTGCCATGAGTTACCTGTGCCAGTACAAGTCTTAATTTGCGCCGATACAAAAGAGGCTCGAAGACTATACATAGCTTCGGGGAATGCACTCGTTCGATTATCAAGTGGATTTCGAGCTCTGCTGCCCAACGTTATCGTTCAATTATCATTGAATAATAAGTCTAGAAACATGATTAAGTCACTAAAAATGCTATCGTGGGAGGATGACCCACTATCACATGCCCTAAGTCTATATGAATGGCTATCGCAAGATCATGCTCTAGGTACACTAAAAGATTACCAGTTCGTCAAATTGGACGATATAGAGATACAGAAGCGTCTAGATGTGATATCCAGTAAATACCAAGATAAATATGCAAATATAGACATGATGCTCTCCCCGGGTACATATTGGGATGCCCATCGCTGGAGAATACAATTTACCGTCAAGAGACTCGAAGCGTCAAAAGTATATCACTCAAGAATAATAGATACGCTACGCAGTTTATTACGTGGAACTAATAAATCAGATGGTCTATGGACCAAAAAAAGTGGTCAGCAAGTTGTATACGGATTAGACAATTCCGATGCAACCTTACAACCCATAAGGCAATTTTTGAAACTCGTTGCGGGCCTTGGGGCGGCATTGAACCCCCTTTCCTACCGCCAACGGTTTTCCTAA
- a CDS encoding Endoplasmic reticulum-based factor for assembly of V-ATPase family protein — translation MGKPPLSAVYFVRTPEVDEFLEEFIRVRSWHILENMGTSQSTGKDTSLVPRRRNVDTNSDDKDEVLVDDMLDVAKEMSHGSSIHLDAFISLVVNHNEFIDVLTNEEYDAIKPKRFKLYEIMKNTSITDRKIPKPRESTDLQSVLREAEERRYQRLVSNVQSKFKSTKSEVSAYKPPIIGGANAIFGVILTFIGGYSVAGVVGVKDNMMKAIIATVCASAALIVDTILFLMRS, via the exons atggGTAAGCCGCCACTTTCTGCTGTATATTTCGTTCGCACTCCTGAGGTAGATGAGTTCCTCGAGGAGTTTATTCGCGTGCGATCATGGCACATTCTGGAGAATATGGGTACTTCCCAGAGTACCGGGAAAGATACAAGTTTGGTACCTCGACGCAGAAACGTTGATACAAACTCTGATGATAAGGATGAAGTGTTAGTGGACGACATGCTTGATGTTGCCAAGGAAATGTCACATGGTAGTTCCATTCACCTCGATGCGTTCATCAGTCTG GTAGTGAATCATAACGAGTTTATCGATGTTCTCACTAATGAGGAGTATGACGCAATCAAGCCCAAACGATTCAAGCTATATGAGATAATGAAAAACACATCTATTACAG ACCGTAAAATCCCCAAGCCAAGAGAATCTACAGATCTGCAGTCAGTGCTAAGGGAAGCTGAGGAGCGGCGATACCAACGTCTGGTGTCGAATGTCCAGAGCAAATTCAAAAGCACAAAGTCGGAGGTATCGGCATACAAACCGCCCATAAT CGGAGGCGCGAACGCCATTTTCGGCGTGATACTAACGTTCATCGGAGGGTACTCGGTAGCAGGCGTTGTTGGGGTGAAGGACAATATGATG AAAGCCATTATCGCGACTGTATGCGCCTCCGCTGCCTTGATAGTCGACACGATACTCTTCTTGATGAGGAGCTAG
- a CDS encoding putative large subunit ribosomal protein L7Ae: protein MVDQKGSAKASKVAPLPKVLKQEKVTKQRDHLFVHPPKNYGIGGDIRPRVNLSRYVKWPKYVRIQRQRRVLLQRLKIPPAINQFNYTIDKSQAHQLLKLLSKYKPETRKEKSARLLADANAIAQGQEVVSKKPYMLKSGLNHVTNLVEYKKAKLVVIAHDVDPLELVMWLPTLCRKKEVPYCIIKGKSRLGKLVHQRTASVVAVDNIRKEDQAEFEGMIKAFTAMFNDNVEIRRRWGGHIMGIKSQRQEAKVKALIAMENAKKLGLAIG from the exons ATGGTGGACCAGAAGGGTAGTG CTAAAGCCTCTAAGGTCGCTCCCTTGCCCAAGGTCCTGAAGCAAGAGAAGGTCACCAAACAACGTGATCATTTATTTGTTCATCCTCCTAAGAACTACGGTATTGGTGGTGACATTCGTCCTCGCGTCAACCTTTCGCGTTATGTTAAATGGCCTAAATACGTCCGTATCCAACGTCAACGTCGCGTTCTTTTACAAAGGCTGAAGATTCCACCAGCTATTAATCAGTTCAACTACACTATTGACAAGAGCCAAGCTCACCAGTTGTTGAAATTGTTGAGCAAGTACAAGCCAGAGACTCGTAAGGAGAAGTCTGCTCGTTTGTTGGCTGACGCCAATGCCATTGCCCAGGGTCAGGAGGTAGTTTCTAAGAAGCCCTACATGCTAAAGAGCGGTTTGAACCACGTGACCAACTTGGTAGAGTACAAGAAGGCCAAGCTTGTTGTTATTGCTCATGATGTCGACCCCCTTGAGCTCGTTATGTGGCTGCCCACTCTTTGCCGCAAGAAGGAGGTTCCCTACTGCATCATTAAAGGCAAGAGTAGGCTGGGAAAGCTTGTTCACCAGAGGACTGCGTCTGTGGTTGCCGTTGACAACATCCGCAAGGAGGACCAGGCTGAGTTTGAAGGCATGATTAAGGCATTCACTGCTATGTTCAATGACAACGTTGAGATTCGTCGTCGTTGGGGTGGTCATATCATGGGTATCAAATCGCAGCGTCAAGAAGCAAAGGTCAAGGCCTTGATCGCGATGGAGAACGCCAAGAAGCTTGGTCTTGCTATTGGATGA